Proteins encoded together in one Vigna angularis cultivar LongXiaoDou No.4 chromosome 5, ASM1680809v1, whole genome shotgun sequence window:
- the LOC108339680 gene encoding protein LIGHT-DEPENDENT SHORT HYPOCOTYLS 7, whose protein sequence is MSTKGKDIAEGSSRSSSSATSAIVSDHQQQLQQHQQQQQQHPLSRYESQKRRDWNTFGQYLRNQRPPVALSQCNSNQVLDFLRYLDQFGKTKVHAQGCLFFGQVEPPGPCTCPLKQAWGSLDALIGRLRAAYEENGGLPETNPFASGAIRVYLREIRDSQAKARGIPYKKKKKKRNLIKPNGDSSNLPLQQ, encoded by the coding sequence ATGTCCACCAAAGGAAAAGACATAGCAGAAGGATCATCAagatcttcttcttctgctaCTTCTGCTATTGTTTCTGATCATCAGCAGCAGCTACAACAacatcagcaacaacaacaacaacatcctCTGAGTAGGTATGAATCTCAGAAGAGAAGGGATTGGAACACTTTTGGGCAGTACTTGAGGAACCAAAGGCCTCCTGTGGCACTATCACAGTGCAATTCCAACCAAGTGCTGGATTTTCTAAGGTACTTGGATCAGTTTGGGAAGACTAAAGTGCATGCTCAAGGGTGTCTCTTCTTTGGTCAAGTTGAGCCACCTGGTCCTTGCACTTGCCCTCTAAAACAAGCTTGGGGGAGCCTTGATGCTCTCATTGGAAGGCTAAGAGCTGCATATGAAGAAAATGGAGGCTTGCCTGAGACTAATCCATTTGCCAGTGGTGCCATAAGAGTTTATCTCCGTGAGATTCGAGACTCTCAAGCTAAAGCAAGAGGGATCCcttataagaagaaaaagaagaagaggaatcTCATCAAGCCCAACGGGGACAGCTCAAACTTACCTTTGCAGCAGTAA